One stretch of Pedobacter riviphilus DNA includes these proteins:
- a CDS encoding helix-turn-helix domain-containing protein, whose amino-acid sequence MSKTKSYIGHPGSDPGSENKAFVEYKYFDNASMLTAALEGDYFALILFESGTGEQNIASQKQVIKPQQICIYPPGEIPQWRFQNEPKGQILLIKRPLIETFPTILQFSFLGRNAHSILDLDTEMYEKVCAEFSAINKELSASTVFSKLVNARCRLVGLMITLWVEHTFGDHSPQRSKSIAYKFQAMVDKHFKTQKSVSFYANHLCITSNYLGVLCKKQYKMSALDFIQERVLLEAKKLLHSSDRSIKEIAFDLGFKSQTYFCYFFKVKTSLTPREYKIILGKS is encoded by the coding sequence ATGTCTAAAACAAAGAGCTACATTGGGCATCCCGGCAGTGATCCAGGTTCCGAAAACAAAGCTTTCGTAGAATATAAGTACTTTGATAACGCCAGTATGCTCACCGCGGCTCTAGAAGGCGATTACTTTGCCCTGATACTATTTGAAAGCGGAACGGGAGAGCAAAACATCGCTTCTCAAAAACAAGTTATCAAGCCCCAGCAGATCTGCATATACCCGCCCGGAGAAATTCCGCAATGGAGGTTCCAGAATGAACCAAAGGGTCAAATCCTGCTGATAAAGCGGCCATTGATTGAGACCTTTCCCACAATCTTACAATTTTCATTTTTGGGACGTAATGCGCACTCGATCCTGGATCTGGATACGGAAATGTACGAAAAAGTCTGCGCAGAATTTTCGGCCATTAATAAGGAACTGTCCGCATCTACCGTTTTCAGTAAGCTGGTTAATGCAAGATGCCGTTTAGTCGGTCTGATGATCACCCTATGGGTAGAGCATACCTTTGGCGATCATTCGCCACAACGGTCCAAGTCCATTGCTTATAAATTCCAGGCAATGGTTGACAAGCATTTTAAAACCCAGAAATCGGTATCATTCTATGCAAACCACCTTTGCATCACATCCAATTACCTGGGAGTATTATGCAAAAAGCAGTATAAGATGTCTGCATTAGATTTTATTCAGGAACGTGTTTTACTGGAGGCAAAGAAATTGCTTCACAGTTCTGACCGATCCATCAAGGAAATTGCTTTTGATTTGGGTTTTAAGAGTCAGACCTATTTCTGTTATTTTTTCAAAGTCAAAACAAGTTTAACACCGAGAGAATACAAGATAATTTTAGGGAAATCGTAA